In Opitutaceae bacterium TAV5, one genomic interval encodes:
- a CDS encoding NAD-dependent malic enzyme: protein MPDTASTQGLLATGPRAHLRGTALLADSVLNKGTAFSERERDALGLRGLLPPRVFTLEQQAERAMLALAKKPTPIEKYIYLTTLQSRNETLFYKLMQDHAEEMIPIVYTPTVGQACLEYGSNFRRPRGLFLSIRDRGRIAEILRHWPVQDVRMIVVTDGERILGLGDLGVSGMGIPVGKLALYTACAGLHPAYCLPISLDTGIDNETLRNDPFYPGMPEKRVRGAEYDAFINEFVEAVKAVFPKTMIQWEDFGNTNAFRLLHENRTRVCSFNDDIQGTAAVALAGLLGALRITGGKLEEQKLLFLGAGEAGTGIADLYVAAAREAGLGEDQARARCWFVDSQGLVVQERPGRPLAHHKLPYAHAAAHLGTLAEAVEFVKPTVLIGVSSQPGAFTEAIVRRMGELNKQPVIFALSNPTSQTEAVPADIYKWTEGRAIVATGSPFAPVKLGDRTLVPGQGNNVYIFPGVGLGALACEAAEVTDSMFLASARTLAALVSKEDLAMGRVYPPLSKIRDVSLGIAVAVAEKAYEANVANLPRPADLEATIQASMFQPEYRDYV from the coding sequence ATGCCCGATACTGCATCTACCCAGGGACTCCTTGCCACCGGCCCCCGCGCCCACCTTCGTGGCACGGCACTGCTTGCCGATTCCGTGCTCAACAAGGGCACCGCCTTCTCCGAGCGCGAACGCGATGCACTCGGCCTGCGCGGCCTTCTCCCGCCGCGCGTCTTCACGCTCGAGCAACAGGCCGAGCGCGCCATGCTCGCGCTCGCCAAGAAGCCCACCCCCATCGAGAAGTACATCTACCTGACCACCCTCCAGTCCCGCAACGAGACGCTCTTCTACAAGCTCATGCAGGACCACGCCGAGGAGATGATCCCCATCGTCTACACCCCCACCGTCGGCCAGGCCTGCCTCGAGTACGGTTCGAATTTCCGCCGCCCCCGCGGCCTCTTCCTCAGCATCCGCGACCGCGGCCGCATCGCCGAAATCCTCCGTCACTGGCCCGTGCAGGACGTGCGCATGATCGTCGTCACCGATGGCGAACGCATCCTCGGCCTCGGCGACCTCGGCGTGTCCGGCATGGGCATCCCCGTCGGCAAGCTCGCTCTCTACACCGCCTGCGCCGGCCTTCACCCCGCCTACTGCCTGCCGATCTCGCTCGATACCGGCATCGACAACGAAACCCTCCGCAACGACCCCTTCTACCCCGGCATGCCGGAAAAACGCGTGCGCGGCGCCGAGTACGACGCGTTCATCAACGAGTTCGTCGAGGCCGTCAAAGCGGTCTTCCCGAAAACCATGATCCAGTGGGAGGACTTCGGAAACACCAACGCCTTCCGCCTCCTCCACGAAAACCGCACCCGCGTGTGCAGTTTCAACGACGACATCCAGGGCACCGCCGCCGTCGCCCTCGCCGGCCTCCTCGGCGCCCTCCGCATCACCGGCGGCAAGCTCGAAGAACAGAAACTCCTCTTCCTCGGCGCCGGCGAGGCCGGCACCGGCATCGCCGACCTCTACGTCGCCGCCGCCCGCGAAGCCGGCCTCGGCGAGGATCAGGCCCGCGCCCGCTGCTGGTTCGTCGATTCGCAGGGGCTCGTCGTGCAGGAACGCCCCGGCCGCCCGCTCGCCCACCACAAGCTCCCCTACGCCCACGCCGCCGCCCACCTCGGGACGCTGGCCGAAGCCGTCGAGTTCGTGAAACCCACCGTGCTGATCGGCGTTTCCAGCCAGCCCGGCGCCTTTACCGAGGCCATCGTCCGCCGCATGGGCGAGCTCAACAAGCAGCCTGTCATCTTCGCGCTCTCCAACCCGACCTCCCAGACCGAAGCCGTTCCCGCCGACATCTACAAATGGACCGAAGGCCGCGCCATCGTCGCCACCGGCAGCCCCTTTGCTCCGGTGAAGCTCGGCGACCGCACGCTCGTCCCCGGCCAGGGCAACAATGTCTACATCTTCCCCGGCGTCGGCCTCGGCGCGCTCGCCTGCGAAGCCGCCGAAGTCACCGACTCGATGTTCCTCGCCTCGGCCCGTACGCTGGCCGCTCTCGTCTCGAAGGAAGACCTTGCGATGGGCCGCGTCTATCCCCCGCTGTCGAAGATCCGCGACGTCTCGCTCGGGATTGCCGTCGCCGTGGCCGAAAAAGCATATGAGGCCAACGTCGCCAACCTGCCGCGTCCCGCCGACCTCGAAGCCACCATCCAGGCGAGCATGTTCCAGCCCGAGTACCGCGACTACGTGTAG
- a CDS encoding LacI family transcriptional regulator — translation MQTVAPDNDTTPALTSSGSIVGSGQGRRRRDSSSRKSQQAIGGTATADARPPGIRELAARLGLGISTVSRAMNNRDRVDARTRQRVMAMARKIGYVPDATARRLKSHPRLRVEIFFSPYPDPHHNINPAALATIGALHRRAEARGIFLTMREFSEPGSAAGATMAADLAAHVAEQVSDVIITYGHFHDDTLAVLRDGSVPAVCLQSLPGGPRQIGVTVDTKTAAYRAVKYLAALGHVRFALIAGGWESLHHRGYIEGFAEAVNEFRLISPDAWRVALSAANINEEGAIRALAPLLALPAEERPTALVFGSDWLAMGGLRAAQAAGLAVPGGVSLIGFDNVPAAAELMPALTTFDVHHDTMADAVLDAATELMENPHAPETPAQAVRMVHADLVKRFSCAVWGR, via the coding sequence ATGCAGACCGTGGCTCCCGATAACGACACGACTCCAGCACTCACTTCGTCAGGCAGCATCGTCGGCTCCGGACAGGGCCGGAGACGCAGGGACTCTTCTTCCCGGAAATCACAGCAGGCGATCGGCGGCACAGCCACCGCCGACGCCCGCCCGCCGGGCATCCGGGAACTGGCCGCGCGCCTGGGGCTGGGCATCAGCACCGTGTCGCGCGCGATGAACAATCGCGACCGCGTCGACGCCAGGACACGCCAACGCGTGATGGCGATGGCGCGCAAGATCGGCTATGTGCCCGATGCCACGGCGCGCCGCCTCAAATCGCATCCGCGCCTGCGCGTCGAGATCTTCTTCTCTCCGTATCCGGACCCCCATCACAATATCAACCCGGCCGCGCTGGCCACCATCGGGGCGCTGCACCGGCGGGCGGAGGCGCGAGGGATTTTTTTGACCATGCGCGAGTTTTCCGAGCCGGGATCGGCCGCAGGAGCGACGATGGCGGCGGACCTGGCCGCGCACGTGGCGGAACAGGTCTCCGATGTGATCATAACGTATGGACATTTTCATGACGATACGCTCGCCGTGCTGCGCGACGGATCGGTCCCCGCCGTCTGCCTGCAAAGCCTGCCCGGCGGTCCGCGCCAGATCGGCGTGACAGTGGACACGAAGACGGCTGCGTATCGGGCCGTAAAATACCTGGCGGCGCTCGGACATGTGCGTTTCGCGCTGATCGCGGGAGGATGGGAATCCCTGCACCATCGCGGATACATCGAGGGCTTCGCCGAAGCAGTGAACGAGTTCAGACTGATCTCTCCGGATGCGTGGCGAGTGGCTTTGTCTGCGGCGAATATTAACGAAGAGGGCGCGATCCGCGCGCTTGCTCCGCTATTGGCGCTTCCGGCGGAGGAACGTCCGACGGCCCTGGTGTTCGGCTCCGACTGGCTGGCGATGGGCGGGTTGCGCGCGGCGCAAGCGGCGGGACTTGCGGTGCCCGGCGGGGTGAGTCTGATCGGTTTTGACAACGTACCCGCGGCAGCGGAGCTCATGCCCGCATTGACGACATTCGACGTCCATCACGACACCATGGCGGACGCTGTACTCGATGCCGCCACCGAGTTGATGGAGAACCCCCATGCGCCGGAAACCCCCGCTCAAGCTGTCCGCATGGTCCACGCCGATCTCGTCAAGCGATTCTCGTGCGCGGTGTGGGGACGGTGA
- a CDS encoding transcriptional regulator, with the protein MKTPPSTVSTLSSHTNPPTVRELAAELGLHHATVARALGNQPNVSATTRERVLAAAGRSGYRANALVNALMAQVRQRHRLKPTGEVVAFLTGFDDEHAWRRFPSVCNQFEGASERAAELGFNLQPVWLGHHGEQARQMARVLHARGVRGSLLASGVSGDDGPLALDWQNHASVAIGYGFRQVPLHRAVHDSVNLIATCYARLRAAGCRRIGLAIAERYGARGRYLWVTGYLGAQWRHGDAVLPPFLFDDDADTTASAAAFSRWLAEHDPDAVIGLWPDRPLAWLRAQRIRVPDRVSYATLDLGEHAGQLAGMEQDNHTIGVAAMDLLASQLFRNDIGIPKIPTVTLVEGIWRDGPTARMPAITRAATPPRRAARPRGGRRR; encoded by the coding sequence ATGAAAACGCCCCCGTCAACCGTATCCACCTTGTCGTCACATACGAATCCGCCGACGGTGCGAGAACTGGCCGCGGAACTGGGCCTGCACCATGCGACGGTGGCGCGGGCTCTCGGCAACCAGCCCAACGTATCGGCGACGACACGGGAACGCGTGCTCGCCGCGGCCGGCCGGAGCGGTTATCGCGCCAACGCGCTTGTCAACGCCCTCATGGCGCAGGTCCGCCAGCGCCACCGGCTCAAACCGACCGGCGAAGTGGTGGCGTTCCTGACCGGTTTCGACGACGAGCATGCGTGGCGGCGCTTCCCCTCGGTCTGCAACCAGTTCGAGGGCGCGAGCGAACGCGCGGCGGAGCTCGGCTTTAACCTGCAACCCGTGTGGCTCGGCCACCACGGCGAACAGGCGCGGCAGATGGCGCGCGTGCTCCATGCCCGCGGCGTGCGCGGCTCGCTGCTCGCCTCCGGCGTGTCGGGCGACGACGGCCCGCTCGCGCTCGACTGGCAAAACCACGCGTCCGTGGCGATCGGATACGGCTTCCGGCAGGTGCCGCTCCACCGCGCCGTTCACGACAGCGTCAACCTCATCGCCACCTGCTACGCCCGGCTGCGTGCCGCCGGTTGCCGCCGCATCGGCCTGGCGATCGCGGAGCGTTATGGCGCGCGCGGGCGCTACCTCTGGGTCACCGGCTACCTTGGCGCGCAGTGGCGGCACGGCGACGCCGTCCTGCCACCGTTTCTCTTCGATGACGATGCCGACACCACGGCCAGCGCGGCGGCTTTTTCCCGGTGGCTCGCGGAGCATGATCCCGACGCCGTCATCGGCCTCTGGCCCGACCGGCCGCTTGCCTGGCTGCGCGCGCAGCGCATCCGCGTGCCGGACCGGGTGAGCTACGCGACGCTCGATCTCGGCGAACACGCCGGGCAACTCGCCGGCATGGAGCAGGACAACCACACCATCGGCGTGGCCGCCATGGACCTGCTCGCCAGCCAGCTTTTCCGCAATGACATCGGTATCCCGAAAATCCCTACCGTGACGCTCGTCGAGGGCATCTGGCGCGACGGACCGACGGCGCGGATGCCGGCAATCACCCGCGCAGCGACACCACCGCGCCGGGCGGCACGTCCACGAGGCGGCCGTCGACGCTGA
- a CDS encoding transcriptional regulator — MTEFDPDGGRTRLLLIDDDRKFCLLVADYLRPLGFDVTAVHDGLAGVERATADNAPWHAVLLDVMLPGLDGFAVLKRIRQKCDIPVLMLTARGDETDRIVGLEVGADDYVPKTFSTRELLARLRAILRRSVRAPAEEPPPAERVVGPLRINLDARIAVLDDEPLVLTPVEFDLLASLASARGRVKTREVLLDEIRGRHFDAFDRSIDVHISSLRRKLGDDARNPRFIRTLRSAGYMLVEPEPARPE, encoded by the coding sequence ATGACAGAATTTGATCCCGATGGCGGCCGCACCCGGCTCCTCCTCATCGACGACGACCGCAAGTTTTGCCTGCTCGTGGCCGATTACCTGCGTCCGCTCGGTTTTGATGTCACCGCCGTGCACGACGGCCTCGCCGGCGTCGAACGGGCCACGGCCGACAACGCTCCCTGGCACGCCGTCCTCCTCGACGTCATGCTGCCGGGGCTCGACGGTTTTGCCGTGCTCAAGCGCATCCGCCAGAAATGCGACATCCCCGTCCTCATGCTGACCGCGCGCGGCGACGAGACCGACCGCATCGTCGGCCTCGAGGTCGGCGCCGACGACTACGTGCCCAAGACCTTTTCCACCCGCGAACTGCTCGCCCGCCTGCGGGCCATCCTGCGCCGGTCCGTCCGCGCGCCGGCCGAGGAGCCGCCGCCGGCCGAGCGCGTCGTCGGCCCGCTGCGCATCAACCTCGATGCCCGCATCGCCGTGCTCGACGACGAACCCCTCGTGCTCACGCCCGTGGAATTCGACCTGCTCGCGAGCCTCGCCTCCGCCCGCGGCCGCGTGAAAACCCGCGAAGTCCTGCTCGACGAAATCCGCGGACGCCACTTCGACGCCTTCGACCGTTCCATCGACGTGCACATTTCCTCGCTCCGCCGCAAGCTCGGCGACGACGCCCGCAACCCGCGCTTCATCCGTACCCTCCGCTCCGCCGGCTACATGCTCGTGGAGCCGGAGCCGGCAAGGCCGGAGTAG
- a CDS encoding NAD(P)H quinone oxidoreductase — protein MSVKIKVIFHSLYGHVYQLAEAIAEGARSVPGVEAEVLQVAETLPDSVLEKMGALEAKKAFAHIPVADPKTIAEADGLIFGTGTRFGSATAQLQAFFDATGGHWVKGALVGKAGGVFASTGTQHGGQETTLISMQTFLFHQGMVVVGVPYAAQELTNMKEITGGTPYGSTTLAGADGSRQPTENERAIARYQGKHTAEVAAKLARK, from the coding sequence ATGAGCGTTAAAATCAAGGTTATCTTCCACAGCCTCTATGGCCACGTTTATCAACTCGCTGAAGCCATCGCCGAGGGCGCGCGTTCTGTGCCCGGCGTCGAGGCCGAGGTGTTGCAGGTCGCCGAAACCCTGCCCGATTCCGTTCTCGAAAAGATGGGAGCGCTCGAAGCCAAAAAGGCGTTCGCCCACATCCCGGTTGCCGATCCGAAAACGATCGCCGAAGCTGACGGACTGATCTTCGGCACGGGCACGCGCTTCGGCAGCGCAACGGCACAATTGCAGGCGTTCTTCGACGCGACCGGCGGCCACTGGGTCAAGGGGGCGCTCGTCGGCAAGGCGGGCGGCGTTTTTGCCTCGACCGGCACCCAGCACGGCGGACAGGAGACGACGCTGATCAGCATGCAGACGTTTCTCTTTCACCAGGGCATGGTGGTGGTCGGTGTGCCGTATGCGGCGCAGGAGTTGACCAACATGAAGGAGATCACCGGCGGTACCCCTTACGGTTCCACGACGCTGGCGGGGGCGGATGGCAGCCGGCAACCGACCGAAAACGAACGCGCCATCGCCCGCTACCAGGGCAAGCACACCGCCGAAGTCGCCGCGAAACTCGCGCGGAAATAA
- a CDS encoding polysaccharide deacetylase, with amino-acid sequence MSITPSPSAAAPARVEICAFPKGKRIAVTTSFDDGHTFDRRVVAAFNEWGLKGTFNLNSGKLQHTGKPAVENPAKGVRTYLDASEVAELYRGHEVAVHTVTHPWLDRLDPLQIAQEVIEDRRALEALVGYPVRGMAYPFGNYNRRVIDVLRSLGMVYSRTTENAEKCFPPAEPLAWPATAHQYAVNQDGTVPERFAKWHANPRATGVFYVWGHAYEFDDRDDWAGLERLYKPLSGKPDVWYCTNIELLDYEAARQRLVLSADRTLAQNPGAIPVTLSVDGRLVDVPPGAVVSLRG; translated from the coding sequence ATGAGCATCACTCCGTCTCCGTCCGCCGCCGCACCGGCACGTGTTGAAATCTGCGCGTTCCCGAAGGGAAAACGCATCGCCGTCACGACCAGCTTCGACGACGGGCACACGTTCGATCGCCGTGTGGTGGCCGCCTTCAACGAGTGGGGATTGAAGGGCACGTTCAATCTCAACTCGGGCAAACTTCAACACACCGGCAAGCCCGCGGTCGAAAACCCGGCCAAGGGCGTGCGCACGTACCTTGACGCTTCGGAAGTCGCGGAGCTGTACCGGGGCCACGAGGTCGCCGTGCATACGGTGACGCATCCGTGGCTCGACCGGCTCGACCCGTTGCAGATCGCACAGGAAGTGATCGAGGACCGGCGCGCGCTGGAAGCGCTCGTCGGCTATCCGGTGCGCGGCATGGCGTACCCTTTCGGAAACTACAACCGGCGCGTGATCGACGTGCTGCGTTCGCTCGGCATGGTGTACAGCCGCACGACTGAGAATGCCGAAAAATGTTTTCCGCCTGCCGAGCCGCTGGCATGGCCGGCGACCGCCCACCAGTATGCGGTGAACCAGGACGGCACCGTGCCGGAACGTTTCGCCAAATGGCACGCCAATCCGCGCGCGACCGGCGTGTTTTATGTGTGGGGCCACGCCTACGAATTCGACGACCGCGACGACTGGGCCGGACTGGAGCGCCTCTACAAGCCGCTCTCGGGCAAGCCTGACGTGTGGTACTGCACCAACATCGAGCTTTTAGACTACGAGGCCGCGCGCCAGCGGCTGGTGCTCTCGGCCGACCGCACGCTGGCTCAGAACCCGGGCGCGATTCCCGTGACGCTCAGCGTCGACGGCCGCCTCGTGGACGTGCCGCCCGGCGCGGTGGTGTCGCTGCGCGGGTGA
- a CDS encoding N-terminal cleavage protein — translation MKTSPLTRLPLARQGFTLIELLTVIAIIGILAAILIPTVGRVRQSARAATVVSNLRQIHAGVMLWAGDNKDRYMPAKGKAVSASLDWYWYGRKYSTQPEVYETPLGSYMNIAVKDWKAINKITVSPLNQRDTSIPTSSAYGYPYRVNYWVMVHEGGPGGAPKKPVPISSLSAPSRIIMMFDSFADDGKWSMGSGALGTMADRMDAPFGGKGHVLWADGHVTLAKPEALTEDMLIP, via the coding sequence ATGAAAACATCCCCTCTCACCCGCCTCCCGTTGGCCCGGCAGGGTTTCACCCTGATCGAGCTGCTCACCGTCATTGCAATCATCGGCATCCTCGCGGCCATCCTCATCCCGACGGTCGGGCGCGTTCGCCAGAGCGCGCGGGCCGCCACTGTCGTCAGCAACCTCCGGCAGATCCACGCCGGCGTCATGCTCTGGGCCGGCGACAACAAGGACCGCTACATGCCTGCCAAAGGGAAAGCCGTGAGCGCTTCCCTTGACTGGTACTGGTATGGCCGCAAATACAGCACCCAGCCCGAAGTGTACGAAACTCCCCTGGGCAGCTACATGAACATCGCGGTGAAAGACTGGAAGGCGATCAACAAGATCACCGTCAGTCCGCTCAATCAGCGCGATACCAGCATCCCCACGAGCAGCGCCTACGGGTATCCCTACCGCGTGAATTATTGGGTGATGGTGCACGAGGGGGGACCCGGCGGAGCCCCTAAAAAACCCGTTCCGATCTCAAGTCTCAGTGCGCCGTCGCGCATTATCATGATGTTCGATTCCTTCGCCGATGATGGCAAATGGAGCATGGGCAGCGGAGCCCTCGGCACGATGGCGGATCGCATGGACGCTCCCTTTGGAGGCAAAGGCCACGTTCTCTGGGCTGACGGTCATGTGACTCTCGCGAAACCGGAGGCCCTGACCGAAGACATGCTCATCCCCTGA